In Apostichopus japonicus isolate 1M-3 chromosome 3, ASM3797524v1, whole genome shotgun sequence, a single genomic region encodes these proteins:
- the LOC139959171 gene encoding carbohydrate sulfotransferase 15-like isoform X1, with the protein MTSKTKTALMITFGCLVLTVICFLSYTLTWKVSKLHVAYPGSILSNEQLFRVPAIPLGRENNSYLVKYGESATKGPPQRQRIPKRRWERLLQQVMGRFPDNFSSEFRNPCWYEGTELQCVPYFYQLGSYKCGTTDLWDKLIQHPDVLPVAKEPHWWAWRRLGYTNTPIHKDLVLHIRKETGQDDDSSVQWYLNLYKNQSVELIQKNPKLIFGDASISNLWGLGIYNWKRHFPNQTDPPVFLSDLIHAVQPTAKITVTLRDPVEKLWTTYMITYNAKQNPRTFHIKTKQLLKKAAKCESIHTPLYCAFMNGERPESPLFNTLYQGMFFLYLREWIEVFGSKNIHVLRLEDWKSNPINELERLIKYLELDPLPTETLNSIVSRNRKNVNARAKKRNMTMWPSTRKHLQTFYRPWNQRLSELLKDQKYTWGY; encoded by the exons ATGACTTCGAAGACAAAAACA GCTTTGATGATCACATTTGGATGTCTTGTGTTGACCGTCATATGTTTTTTAAGTTACACGTTGACATGGAAAGTAAGCAAACTGCATGTAGCCTATCCAGGTAGCATATTATCAAATGAGCAACTCTTCCGCGTACCTGCCATTCCTCTGGGCAGAGAAAACAACAGCTACTTGGTCAAATACGGTGAGAGCGCTACAAAAGGACCACCTCAAAGACAGCGAATACCAAAGAGGAGATGGGAACGTCTTTTACAACAG GTCATGGGTCGCTTTCCTGATAACTTTTCATCTGAATTTCGAAATCCTTGCTGGTACGAGGGGACAGAGCTTCAGTGTGTGCCATATTTCTACCAGCTCGGCTCCTATAAGTGTGGAACTACAGATCTCTGGGACAAATTAATTCAACACCCGGATGTACTACCTGTTGCTAAGGAACCACACTGGTGGGCGTGGAGAAGACTTGGGTACACAAATACTCCTATTCACAAAGACCTTG TGTTACACATTCGTAAGGAAACAGGCCAAGACGACGATAGTTCTGTACAATGGTACTTAAACTTATACAAAAATCAATCTGTGGAGCTGATACAGAAAAACCCTAAGCTTATTTTTG GTGACGCTTCTATTTCCAACCTTTGGGGTCTTGGAATCTACAACTGGAAGAGGCATTTCCCCAATCAGACCGATCCACCAGTCTTTTTGTCAGATTTAATTCATGCAGTCCAGCCAACTGCCAAGATAACCGTGACACTAAGAGACCCTGTGGAAAA ATTATGGACTACTTACATGATTACATACAATGCAAAGCAAAACCCAAGGACCTTTCATATCAAAACCAAGCAATTGCTCAAGAAAGCAGCGAAGTGTGAATCAATACACACACCGTTGTATTGTGCGTTCATGAATGGGGAAAGGCCGGAATCACCTCTTTTTAAC ACACTTTACCAAGGGATGTTTTTCTTGTACCTGCGAGAATGGATCGAAGTGTTTGGATCTAAGAATATCCACGTTCTGAGATTAGAAGACTGGAAAAGTAACCCGATCAATGAATTAGAACGATTGATAAAATATCTCGAATTAG ACCCTTTACCTACTGAGACGTTAAACTCCATCGTAAGTCGGAATAGGAAGAACGTGAACGCACGAGCGAAAAAGAGAAATATGACAATGTGGCCATCTACACGAAAACACTTGCAGACGTTTTACCGTCCGTGGAATCAACGCCTCTCTGAATTACTGAAAGACCAGAAATACACATGGGGTTATTAA
- the LOC139959171 gene encoding carbohydrate sulfotransferase 15-like isoform X2 codes for MITFGCLVLTVICFLSYTLTWKVSKLHVAYPGSILSNEQLFRVPAIPLGRENNSYLVKYGESATKGPPQRQRIPKRRWERLLQQVMGRFPDNFSSEFRNPCWYEGTELQCVPYFYQLGSYKCGTTDLWDKLIQHPDVLPVAKEPHWWAWRRLGYTNTPIHKDLVLHIRKETGQDDDSSVQWYLNLYKNQSVELIQKNPKLIFGDASISNLWGLGIYNWKRHFPNQTDPPVFLSDLIHAVQPTAKITVTLRDPVEKLWTTYMITYNAKQNPRTFHIKTKQLLKKAAKCESIHTPLYCAFMNGERPESPLFNTLYQGMFFLYLREWIEVFGSKNIHVLRLEDWKSNPINELERLIKYLELDPLPTETLNSIVSRNRKNVNARAKKRNMTMWPSTRKHLQTFYRPWNQRLSELLKDQKYTWGY; via the exons ATGATCACATTTGGATGTCTTGTGTTGACCGTCATATGTTTTTTAAGTTACACGTTGACATGGAAAGTAAGCAAACTGCATGTAGCCTATCCAGGTAGCATATTATCAAATGAGCAACTCTTCCGCGTACCTGCCATTCCTCTGGGCAGAGAAAACAACAGCTACTTGGTCAAATACGGTGAGAGCGCTACAAAAGGACCACCTCAAAGACAGCGAATACCAAAGAGGAGATGGGAACGTCTTTTACAACAG GTCATGGGTCGCTTTCCTGATAACTTTTCATCTGAATTTCGAAATCCTTGCTGGTACGAGGGGACAGAGCTTCAGTGTGTGCCATATTTCTACCAGCTCGGCTCCTATAAGTGTGGAACTACAGATCTCTGGGACAAATTAATTCAACACCCGGATGTACTACCTGTTGCTAAGGAACCACACTGGTGGGCGTGGAGAAGACTTGGGTACACAAATACTCCTATTCACAAAGACCTTG TGTTACACATTCGTAAGGAAACAGGCCAAGACGACGATAGTTCTGTACAATGGTACTTAAACTTATACAAAAATCAATCTGTGGAGCTGATACAGAAAAACCCTAAGCTTATTTTTG GTGACGCTTCTATTTCCAACCTTTGGGGTCTTGGAATCTACAACTGGAAGAGGCATTTCCCCAATCAGACCGATCCACCAGTCTTTTTGTCAGATTTAATTCATGCAGTCCAGCCAACTGCCAAGATAACCGTGACACTAAGAGACCCTGTGGAAAA ATTATGGACTACTTACATGATTACATACAATGCAAAGCAAAACCCAAGGACCTTTCATATCAAAACCAAGCAATTGCTCAAGAAAGCAGCGAAGTGTGAATCAATACACACACCGTTGTATTGTGCGTTCATGAATGGGGAAAGGCCGGAATCACCTCTTTTTAAC ACACTTTACCAAGGGATGTTTTTCTTGTACCTGCGAGAATGGATCGAAGTGTTTGGATCTAAGAATATCCACGTTCTGAGATTAGAAGACTGGAAAAGTAACCCGATCAATGAATTAGAACGATTGATAAAATATCTCGAATTAG ACCCTTTACCTACTGAGACGTTAAACTCCATCGTAAGTCGGAATAGGAAGAACGTGAACGCACGAGCGAAAAAGAGAAATATGACAATGTGGCCATCTACACGAAAACACTTGCAGACGTTTTACCGTCCGTGGAATCAACGCCTCTCTGAATTACTGAAAGACCAGAAATACACATGGGGTTATTAA